The Microcoleus sp. FACHB-672 DNA segment TGGGCTGTAACTCATCCGTGTGCCTCTGAAGGTGAATTAGTCTGGTGAATCCACTTTTACCTTGGCTTTTGGCAGCCGGTGGTTCTGAGCGCGACAGACTTTGGTTGATGGCCCTTTGAGTTAAGTGTGATTGAGTCCGTCAACTTCAAGGCGACGGGCCGGCATTGCTTTGCCAAACTCTTTGGGCTATTTTCTTTATCCTTCGCGTCCTCGCTTTGCGAGTTGAGTTTGGCAGAGGCTACAGCCATGCCACTGTCTGTAGTTCCAAACCTATTTCCGTGATCAATGCTAAAAAATAGCATTTCTTTGGGATCGCGGGGATCGCTTTGTTAACTTATATGTTGCAGAAAAGCCCAAGTCTGGTCAAGGGGCTACGCGACTGTTTATAAGCACATTTACGGATTTACAGGAAAAATGGGGATCATTTTGTCATGAAACCATGACAATTGAATTTTCCAAAGGCCAGCACTCTGGCTTAATGTCAAGTTTTCCTGACAAAGTGTGTCTACAAAGCTTCAGCAGCACGGAGAATGCCTAACAAAACACAGAAGCGTGAAAAGCCGGCAGATTGCTCTGCACCCTCTTCACGCTTCTGTTTGTTCTAATCCCTAGTCTTTAGCTATTTCACAACCCAATCTTGGATAAGCCACTGGCCATCTCTGCGAACCAAATTATACCGAACCCCAAACTTGTCATCGCGTGAGTCTGTCAGCTTACCGCCCTCAAACGACTTAGCGGCTTCACTGACTTCAGCATCAACTTTGGCTAGATTGGGATCGTTCTTATCCATTTGCACCGATTGAACATTGAGACTTTGTTGGTACTCGTTGTAGGCGTTCATTTCCTTGGCTTCTTTTGCCCATCGCTGCCATTTCGCTAAAGCCGGCCCTGTCAAAATTTGCTCTAACTGCTCAACTTTATGTTCTGGCCCTAAAGCCTCTGCTTTCGTGGTGAACCATTTTTGAATCACTTGCTCGGCAAGGGAATCGGAAAGTGGGCCAGTGGTAGCGAGTGGGTTAGTATCGGGGTCAGGAATTGCCACTGGAGGCTGACGTAGCTCCAAGAAGGGTTGGTCTTTTTCCAATGCAGGACCAGACAAACGACTCAATTGATCAGCGATCCAGCCCAAGGTTCTGGCGCTGAGAAACCCAAGGACGAGCAGAGCGATCAGTGTGACCAATGCCAGTCCAATCAGCCGCTCTACTTTAACAGAGCGCAGTAGCTTTCCAGAGGTACGCTGCCAACCTCTTAGAGAGCGGTTGCCTCGCCGTTCTTCAGTTTCTGCTGCCGGTCGAGGGACAGTAGCCACTGGCACCCGTGCTCTTTCATCAGGCCGAAGCCGTCCCTGCCGACGTTCCGAGTTGGACTCAGTGAGGGGAAGTGTTGCAGCCGATTCGCTGTGCAGGGGTTCGCCTAAGTTGGCCCCAGAGCCATTTAAGGCTGGAGAAGGCGTGTGTTGAGCTTCAACCAAGGGAGGCTCAGCACTGCCGCTAAGGGCACTCGGCACCGTTGTCGGGCCGGTTGAGGCTGAAGACAAAGTTGCCATATTAGCCCGCGAGGCAATGGCCGCCACCGGCTCCCATTGCGTCAGCGGTTTGGCCTCCACCTTCTTAGGCGTGGGGCTTAGCTGAGTTGTCACAGGAAACCATTCATTGCTAGCTTCTTCTTCCTCAGCCGGCAGGGATTCCAAATAAGCTTGAACCCGCTCATCGGCAAAATAATCTTTCAGCAATGCTTGTTGATTCGCCAAGTCTCGGAAGTGGGGAAACACTTCTTCTTGCAACCAGCGCTCTCCATATAAACAAAGACCGGGCAACAAGTCTGGAGCATTCTCAGACTGTTTGCGAATAAAATCCAGGGTCTCGTACTCTTGGCTGAGTTCTAAAGCTTGAGACGCTTCTTCAGTTTGCCCCAGCAGCAGCGCACAAATCGCTTGTTCCAAGTGTACATCCTGACGCTTGCCTAACCGCATCAGCATCAGTTTCGCCTGACGAATCAAAATCGGCTGCCTTTGGGCAAATCCCCGTGCGATCAGGGCGTATACTGCTAGGTAAGTCGCCACAGCGGAAGGCCGCCTTGCCTCTACTTCAAATAAACTTTGCTGTTCTGCGACGGTTAAATAAGAGCGCAATTGTTGAACAAAACGCAAGAAGTCATCGACACTCAAGCCGGACTCATCGGTGCCGTTGCCGTCTATCCCGCCTCGCTCTTGCAGCATATCTCGCAACAGATGCAAGCCTCTGCGCCGTTCAACAACATATTCGTCGCTCAGCTCTAGCAATTCCATAATCCGGTAGGGACGCAGCTTGTAGAGGTCTGCTTGCATTTCCCCCCGTACGTTCGGAAATAAACCGTCTTTTAACAGCAGTTCTTGGCCGGTTTCGAGGGAGACGGCTGCATTTTCGTACTGACCCTGCTGCCATTGTTCCCGACCGAGTTCTAAGCAAGCCAGTGATACCGTTAATATGATGTCTGGCCCAACAAGCTGGGGTTCTCCAAACCGGCCTACTTTTAAGCCAAAACGGCCACTACTGAGAGAGGGTTGACTGAGCTTGAGAACCAGTTCATATTCCCCAAGTTCTTGCAGAATCAGCAAGGCACCCACAAATTGCTTATCTTCAATCTCAATGCTAGGGGTATGAAGATCGGCGTGGCTGTGTGGGGAGTCAGACCCTGCTGCCGGTGGTTCACCCAAGCCTTTAGAATCTAAGTCATAGGTTTTGGCCAGAAAGCTCGCATCGTAAGCTTGACGCTGGTCTGGCTCACTGAGTATGGCATAAGCTTCGTCGATAAGTTGCTTACGAGCCAAGATCGCCACTTCAGAATACTCCCGTCGCGGTAGCTGTAGGGAGCGATCACGATGAGCCTGTTGCAACTGTTCAGCGGTTGCCTGAATTGGTAAGCCGAGAATCCGGTAATAGTCGAGTGGGATTCGCACAGTCCTCTTCCCCAGCAGTGAGCCACTAAATTGATCTATATTATCGAGGCGTTAATCATTAAAATAGCTGAGTTCCCATAATTTTTTGGAGATGGTGTCAGCGGTTTACTCTCCAGATAAGTACAAGATCCCTTTCCCTCCAAGATAATATAAGTTTTGACAATTTAGTAGATTGGCAGGGTCAATTCGCTTATCTGTAGTCTAAACTACAACTTGCCTCTGAAAAATCGCCAGAGTTTGATTGTTGGCCCATGACGTGACCCATAACTCACCGCAACGGCGGCTAGCGCACAGAAGGCGGGAATTTTTAAGCGGTTACCAGGTAAGGAGAGGGATGGATAGGGAAATTTGTCTCAATTCCGTGTGTTCAGATTCAGCTTGAGTGCTGGAACTAAGGCTATTTTGACAAAACCAGTTTTGAGTATAGTTGCCAGGGGACAAACAATCAATGATTCAGGAACGGACTTTACCGGCATTTGATACAAGTTCAGTACAAATCACCAAAGAAGAAGGTTTGGTGCTGTACGAAGACATGATTCTAGGGCGTTTTTTTGAAGACAAATGCGCCGAAATGTATTACCGGGGCAAAATGTTTGGGTTTGTCCACCTCTACAATGGCCAAGAGGCTGTTTCTAGCGGCGTCATCAAGGCAATGCGCCGCGATGAGGATTATGTTAGCAGCACCTATCGTGATCACGTCCATGCCCTGAGTGCTGGGGTGCCGGCAGCAGAGGTGATGGCAGAGTTATTTGGTAAGGCGACAGGTTGCAGCAAGGGACGAGGCGGTTCCATGCATATGTTCTCTGCCGAACACCGGCTGCTGGGTGGCTACGCTTTTGTGGCTGAGGGAATCCCTGTAGCGACTGGCGTAGCGTTGCAAACCAAGTACCGGCGTGAAGCGATGGGTGATGCCAATGCTGATCAGGTAACGGCTTGCTTCTTTGGGGATGGTGCCTGCAATAACGGTCAATTTTTCGAGTGCTTAAATATGGCGGCACTGTGGAAACTGCCGATTTTATTTGTGGTGGAAAATAATAAGTGGGCAATTGGGATGTCTCACGAACGGGCAACTTCTGAACCAGAGATTTACAAGAAAGGTGCTGCGTTTGGGATGCCGGGGATTGAGGTAGACGGCATGGATGTGCTGGCAGTGTATTCAACGGCTAAAGAGGCGGTAGCCCGTGCCCGTGCCGGTGAGGGTCCAACTTTGATTGAGGCGCTGACTTATCGCTTCCGGGGACACTCTCTAGCCGATCCGGATGAATTGCGCTCGAAGGAAGAAAAAGAATTTTGGTTTCCCCGCGATCCGATTAAACGGTTAGCGGCTTACCTAACTGAGCAAAATCTGGCAACCCAGGACGAACTCAAGGCAATTGAGAAGAAGATTCAAGGAGTTGTGGATCATTCGGTGAAGTTTGCAGAGGAAAGTCCGGAACCTGATCCGAGTGAGCTTTACCGCTTTATTTTTGCTGAGGATGAGTAAGTAATTCAGCAGAGGTAACCCGAAGTAAATCGCTTTGCCGGCTCACCCATACAGTTTTTTGAAAAAAATAGGGGCAATTCGGAAATTGCCTCTATTTTTCTGTTAATTTATCTACAAAATCGCCGGGTTATAACTCTCTTCTTCCGCCTTTAACCAACAGCCATCAACCGGCATGAAAAGGTTAATTAATTGTTTGCTTCAGTGCGCGCGGTTGGTTCTTCCTTTTTCTCTCCATCTGGATTTCTTCCTTTTAAGAGTTTTTCAACTCGCGCCTTTACTTGAGCGTGTCGCGTCACTCCCTCGTAAGCATATCGGTTATAGCCATTGCGCTGAATAAGGGTTGCTAGATAATTAATCCGCTCTTTTGTACCGGGGTGGGTGGATAAGAAACTTAGGAAATCGCTGTCGTCTCCCTTTTCTTCTTTGAGGGTCACCATCAAATTGTATAAGCCATCAGACGCGTAGCCGGCGGCAACTAAGAGTCTAGTGCCAAGAATATCAGCCTGACGCTCTTGATCGCGGCTGTAGTCGAGCATCAGCAGGTCTGTGAGGGGGCCACCGAGGGGGATAAACTGGGTAATGTTAGCGAGTAAGGTTCCCTCTGTAACACGTTGAAATCCGTGAGAAAGGATAGCGTGGGCTAATTCATGAGTCAGCAAGCCGGCTAATTCTGCTTCAGAGTTGGTGTTTAAAATGACGCCGGCATTAACAAAAACCTTACCGCCTGGTAAAGCAAAAGCATTGAGTTCCTTGTCTTTTACAACATAAAATTCATAGTTAAAATCACGACCGCTTAAATTAGCCAGTTTTTGGCCTAGGTCATTAATATAGCTGACAACAACTTCGTCTTCAACTAACTCTAAATCGCGTTTTGCTGAGCCGGCAATTCTCTCTCCTAAAGCTGATTCGCCTTCGATTAGTAAGGCAGTTGTCTGCACAGCAGAAAAAGCGCTAAGCGGGTTGCCGGTGACGGCGAAGCTGATCGCGCCCAACAACCCATTTGCGATGGCATTGCCGGTTAATTTCTCTCGCAAATCTGAGCGAAAGCGTTTCAAGTTGGTTTCTGCAAGTTCGGTAAACTCAGTTACTTGCGGATGATCAGGGTTGAGCAAGGCAAACTGACGCGCTGCAACCGATGCTTCTAACCATTTTCCGGTATCTGCAAGTGCACCAATTCTGCCTTTAAGCAAATCTGGATGATCGGGGTACAGCGTGTTTGCGCGTTCGAGAACTTCGAGGTATTCTTTGGCGTTGCCATACTCTTTGAGTGCCTGAGCGTAAAGTAAATGTCCAGGGATGAATTCGGGAGATTGCTCAACTAAAAGCTTCAGGGGAACTAAAATTCGGGTTGCTAGCTTCTGCTGGAAGCCGATTTGGGCTTCGCGCCAATAAACCCTGCCGGCGGGTGAAAGTAAATCTGGATCAGTAATTGCTTCGGGGCGCTTTTCACTGCCGAGTTCCTGTATTTCTTCAGGAAATGGACGTTTTGCTGTCTGATATAAGTTGACTGCTGCTGGGATATCGCCGGCGAGGTA contains these protein-coding regions:
- a CDS encoding M48 family metallopeptidase is translated as MKPVWNSLLIALSLVLLPPAAVAEPSVPESQAYSVAEPTTIDIPKKIAQIQPTPEAAGNEETQETPEAAGNEETQETPEAAGNSESADTAELDEKSSRLQILAEADRLYLAGDIPAAVNLYQTAKRPFPEEIQELGSEKRPEAITDPDLLSPAGRVYWREAQIGFQQKLATRILVPLKLLVEQSPEFIPGHLLYAQALKEYGNAKEYLEVLERANTLYPDHPDLLKGRIGALADTGKWLEASVAARQFALLNPDHPQVTEFTELAETNLKRFRSDLREKLTGNAIANGLLGAISFAVTGNPLSAFSAVQTTALLIEGESALGERIAGSAKRDLELVEDEVVVSYINDLGQKLANLSGRDFNYEFYVVKDKELNAFALPGGKVFVNAGVILNTNSEAELAGLLTHELAHAILSHGFQRVTEGTLLANITQFIPLGGPLTDLLMLDYSRDQERQADILGTRLLVAAGYASDGLYNLMVTLKEEKGDDSDFLSFLSTHPGTKERINYLATLIQRNGYNRYAYEGVTRHAQVKARVEKLLKGRNPDGEKKEEPTARTEANN
- a CDS encoding IMS domain-containing protein, which translates into the protein MRIPLDYYRILGLPIQATAEQLQQAHRDRSLQLPRREYSEVAILARKQLIDEAYAILSEPDQRQAYDASFLAKTYDLDSKGLGEPPAAGSDSPHSHADLHTPSIEIEDKQFVGALLILQELGEYELVLKLSQPSLSSGRFGLKVGRFGEPQLVGPDIILTVSLACLELGREQWQQGQYENAAVSLETGQELLLKDGLFPNVRGEMQADLYKLRPYRIMELLELSDEYVVERRRGLHLLRDMLQERGGIDGNGTDESGLSVDDFLRFVQQLRSYLTVAEQQSLFEVEARRPSAVATYLAVYALIARGFAQRQPILIRQAKLMLMRLGKRQDVHLEQAICALLLGQTEEASQALELSQEYETLDFIRKQSENAPDLLPGLCLYGERWLQEEVFPHFRDLANQQALLKDYFADERVQAYLESLPAEEEEASNEWFPVTTQLSPTPKKVEAKPLTQWEPVAAIASRANMATLSSASTGPTTVPSALSGSAEPPLVEAQHTPSPALNGSGANLGEPLHSESAATLPLTESNSERRQGRLRPDERARVPVATVPRPAAETEERRGNRSLRGWQRTSGKLLRSVKVERLIGLALVTLIALLVLGFLSARTLGWIADQLSRLSGPALEKDQPFLELRQPPVAIPDPDTNPLATTGPLSDSLAEQVIQKWFTTKAEALGPEHKVEQLEQILTGPALAKWQRWAKEAKEMNAYNEYQQSLNVQSVQMDKNDPNLAKVDAEVSEAAKSFEGGKLTDSRDDKFGVRYNLVRRDGQWLIQDWVVK
- the pdhA gene encoding pyruvate dehydrogenase (acetyl-transferring) E1 component subunit alpha, with amino-acid sequence MIQERTLPAFDTSSVQITKEEGLVLYEDMILGRFFEDKCAEMYYRGKMFGFVHLYNGQEAVSSGVIKAMRRDEDYVSSTYRDHVHALSAGVPAAEVMAELFGKATGCSKGRGGSMHMFSAEHRLLGGYAFVAEGIPVATGVALQTKYRREAMGDANADQVTACFFGDGACNNGQFFECLNMAALWKLPILFVVENNKWAIGMSHERATSEPEIYKKGAAFGMPGIEVDGMDVLAVYSTAKEAVARARAGEGPTLIEALTYRFRGHSLADPDELRSKEEKEFWFPRDPIKRLAAYLTEQNLATQDELKAIEKKIQGVVDHSVKFAEESPEPDPSELYRFIFAEDE